A stretch of DNA from Micromonospora sp. NBC_01813:
GCCTCGATCAAGATAGCCACAGAGCCCGCCACTGATTACTCTCAGTAGCGGGCTCTGGTGAACCTCCGCTGGTGCGGTACCGCCGAACCTCAGGCCGTCTCGGTGATCGGCCGGTCCACCCAGCTCATCATCCCGCGCAGCTTGCGGCCGGTCTCCTCGATCGGGTGCGCCGCGCCCTCCGCCCGCCACTTGGCGAAGTTCGGCCGGCCGGCGTCGTCCTCCGCGATCCACTCCCGGGCGAACTCCCCGGACTGCACCTCGGCGAGGATCTTGCGCATCTCATCCTTGACCCGCGCGTCGACCACCCGCGGCCCACGGGAGAGGTCGCCGTACTCGGCGGTGTCCGACACGCTGTAGCGCATCCGCGCGATGCCACCCTCGTACATCAGGTCGACGATCAGCTTCAGCTCGTGCAGGCACTCGAAGTAGGCGATCTCCGGCGCGTAGCCGGCCTCGGTGAGCACCTCGAAACCGGTCTGCACCAGCGCCGCCGCGCCGCCGCAGAGCACCGCCTGCTCGCCGAACAGGTCGGTCTCGGTCTCCTCCTTGAAGGTCGTCTTGATCACCCCGGCCCGGGTGCCGCCGATCGCCTTCGCGTACGCCAGGGCGAGCTCGAACGCACCGCCGGTGGCGTCCTGCTCCACCGCGACCAGCGCCGGCACGCCCTTGCCGTCGACGTACTGCCGGCGCACCAGGTGGCCGGGCCCCTTCGGGGCGACCATCGCGACGTCCACGTCGGCCGGCGGCGTGATGAAGCCGTACCGGATGTTCAGGCCGTGGCCGAAGAGCAGCGCCTTGCCCGCGGTCAGGTTGGGCGCGATCGCCTCGGTGTAGAGCGAGCGCTGCGCGGTGTCCGGCGCCAGCACCATGATCACGTCGGCGTGGGCCGACGCCTCGGCCGGGGTCAGCACCCGCAGCCCCTGTTCCTCGGCCTTCGCCCGGCTCTTGGAGCCTTCCGGCAGGCCGATCACGACATCGACGCCGGAGTCGCGCAGCGACAGCGCGTGGGCGTGGCCCTGGCTGCCGTACCCCAGCACGGCGACCTTCTTGGCCTGGATGAGGCCCAGGTCGGCATCGTCGTCGTAGAACACCTCAGCGGTCATGACTTCCCTCTCGTGTGCCCGGCCACGATGGCCGGCGTTCTCTTCGGGCGGCAACAACCTGCCGCGGGTCATCGGAGCGCGGCAGATGTCACTGCCGCGCGCAGGTCAACCAAGCGCGTGGGTCACGCGGCGCGCAGTGCCGGACCGGTGGTGATCGACCGGGAGC
This window harbors:
- the ilvC gene encoding ketol-acid reductoisomerase encodes the protein MTAEVFYDDDADLGLIQAKKVAVLGYGSQGHAHALSLRDSGVDVVIGLPEGSKSRAKAEEQGLRVLTPAEASAHADVIMVLAPDTAQRSLYTEAIAPNLTAGKALLFGHGLNIRYGFITPPADVDVAMVAPKGPGHLVRRQYVDGKGVPALVAVEQDATGGAFELALAYAKAIGGTRAGVIKTTFKEETETDLFGEQAVLCGGAAALVQTGFEVLTEAGYAPEIAYFECLHELKLIVDLMYEGGIARMRYSVSDTAEYGDLSRGPRVVDARVKDEMRKILAEVQSGEFAREWIAEDDAGRPNFAKWRAEGAAHPIEETGRKLRGMMSWVDRPITETA